Proteins from one Scylla paramamosain isolate STU-SP2022 chromosome 3, ASM3559412v1, whole genome shotgun sequence genomic window:
- the LOC135090232 gene encoding uncharacterized protein LOC135090232 isoform X5, with translation MVKQRHAGPDEDKVLGSLPLPSFKISPVDSEDRVYRRHAFKAEHQNTRTYYFAAETKEQMTHWMNALSLASILQKDTSIEEKLSSGSSARRSERPSVSSLASTASPSADESDSGFHGYRSRRYRSPDGRSLDEASESSRLQGDRLNTSCDSSVILRPGDRQPLYANAPPKPKRLNSSRDYSTSPERSPERDERDPRTYTDHGGGGSGGGCGSGLETRGVHYHPPSAERRTPDAYGVTAGGGRGDYEDVYGDSNGSNSTPHSPIRRGDQRDSYASSRSGGTRLSEELQLSEPLRSKFCRQEDTLPRDSHHRHCPSGPPRPHSADFLEYDRRHGKSEMWSYRRGSGGDLIGPNDTRPKSSVGQNESDHWSEENYAQKMRQSSLYHSHMHSRSALRYSPAGPPENPIIDHHHLHSNHSSGSQRVPPAGAATPDLYTPHKQTIAPTTMNATNSLRRGIGQETPEMSKPDIGMDPRADLKPYPRHAPRQTPPQQDLKPELRHNHRPDPSLDLRRTYNYEDAAQKHDVSPNTTLNSVPTPPGSYPSSASPNGSVNNNFMRSASARLPRQRLQDDVINTSLPDDTSDGDTRKIQQREESMKRLLEWKQRMLQSPLTRKPNARPDGTTTPQPRTNHEAYRQQVLSELANQEARTKVLQSHSHSQSYATSQETHPVPHTGTLAGQSFEYTSSLGTSQGQAPCQNNWTPGIQNANTGHMQHGDSNPGGMYFPPGMPSERPAPQGGSSQTGSDSGSSKRREGRRDASRTRHMSGDARRSTSASRYNSYSSDEDDLLEERETRKRTRRNSRRSSADLSRDSRKLVMSADTCKGYVDDDRLQGSPGNFASDHPQTDPYVSQQTSFISTSKSSPDYVNINIVSESQEGRTTGIVRSATAGVENKYGEKAVSQRAEPVFIENHEGYDEVQRFDQLPQEADQHLSVPRTCEQSFVYSDQIYAARDPYYVSDVQLPAKADKFEEDKSDISSSIGLKREYNSSYGTQNSVQRKYQMKNDSFEMTDYSGDRISVDCKNYHHDISVREESLENAVGFSSYDSHMTHKPDNVGMHASQKGSSQDDTTSTGKYSDSGYDTLRAEMSLRRDERRNPRPGALWTPDSLDSSPECSSVVRRRGFDHAGRRPETWSPEKFDRSWGTIDSDLKSKVDESKVVKEYSYEYITPEKSSDASLPDSFANSSKNFKKSSPSLTCLESPRMVQETQQAQSHMNLVQDRIKKFTSKALETKENYTNNYVGEPQINMSKFGESSKNSKMACINSEVQNFREPLKEPLKPLSPQIRSSEAFVSPLKAEFATSESTVVTAQEAQVKNVSDYKRRDEVLGSPLPEECPPSSLRLNSVSEPSSIEYRERELRSPQDIMDSRLSRTNIRKFLFDDDGHPAEPKLEQQANTIKPPLMKKPTQTRSVKALLKNFEEKSLEHMERVNLNQDCSRKKFHSDSEMLSNESSSDECQSEDLFTAAPEKTTLSPTSSVLAELRKSADDKKDDAAPLLPPPRPPKKPTLGGEMDAVVTPGYLRLSLTESIQESLKVQEDSESGADEPSWMDTTLNSEQGKQSSPPLSNGESAIPDLDKPPEEEAPPPPPLYPPTEAQNPVMRPDPYNEENYLPMSPPKKLSHGSSILAPASSCSSLSSKHLPTPEPVYPDIFAKTEYEEHTYIEMSGDASSSGASVLAPGGPPRFDFGRTNSELLFPPESPRYYEIGDKDECQHYEYIYKGQPHYEAIYMEVPNTEKENTGESEKPQIPNKPDELKAQLSADRNYASESALNSSISKLDLKSQSNASSDADDEASKDLESLDPPRNPRFSLSDTFRPASYYLSGAEPSSDPDAQDSSDSDLVPPPPIPMSPPPLDDLDTGGPKAKNFDFDNLETPDPPPHLRNALSSSRSLRVSQSSLRDDLSSSRSSIGKDKRIYEKSESSPSLHADKLKRRPVFEETLESLHDDDNFILRSEDRYPASAAYPEDCSAPAAEKFQRDRRKPFPQCAEDVLLPGDKHEPSARPKSALDHNPSFQGNLDTSYSSNNAENPYVNEAFQQSLMQPANPYQSPGDGREYCNIPSNAKMFMQPERERSNSTGSRPKSPDPYAERNELSTYQNVPAPRTSLSKRNSPQTTSGSVEPTGSPMIDALRGVHSPVVHLQPNHQRTSSEASSRSVVSPTASVLSGSGSLAPIHLRATSNASVGSETSPRSAPYYYSDVIRDDAAAVADGLVGTPRSRSYQLNNQRDLEANKRQDIGRKVNQISSSSDFEQRRERLAHELRTSMEFLEGKTVSSPDERNVYDSDTLRKMKRRAYTPDPELDSKNVFPHGLSIKTDSPPLGPPMGHRRTRSLEGLLDDPPRPFVGESNSVQSPHDVNKMCGGGPSQGSNRANTAAFPSSYSAHFGMRGGAGAPLNSASPSPQAPVTSNRGTVSQMTSQRASVSSFHSSGSLPQRTTSPYATSPLPVSPVPPYQVGSRDSLVSRESSTSRISSYDPRVGNEPRSPSNHETLHEEQDWEDDTQWREQLRRASLRHTRSLETLDEGRPRRVGDGASREGRPPAKLSVPSNACPVPQESNQQRLQQLHWDEYTVDYREGRLGSNQYRNSGPLHSETLERTRRGLTCLEGYEWDEAEEKFKKPGQAGRPQQPLPQTPPNSVPHQPFLVDGLPPSPGTEGEEQRQCQVSPAPPPAHAPPSPPPQLQQHFLAGGGEGSDASSGVGGRPPDEFQGREEPPATSPASPVASPAPQDATSTHPVPDVIPPHGEYKQPHLPMFS, from the exons ATGGTCAAGCAGCGACACGCAG GTCCTGATGAAGACAAGGTGCTGGGGTCCCTGCCGCTGCCTTCCTTCAAGATCAGCCCTGTAGACTCCGAGGACCGCGTGTACCGCCGCCATGCCTTCAAGGCGGAGCACCAGAACACCCGCACCTACTACTTCGCCGCCGAAACCAAGGAGCAGATGACCCACTGGATGAAcgctctctctcttgcgtccATCCTCCAGAAAGACACAAG CATTGAGGAGAAGCTGAGCAGCGGCAGCAGTGCGCGGCGCAGCGAGAGGCCCTCTgtctcctccctcgcctccacaGCCTCGCCCTCGGCAGACGAGAGTGATTCGGGTTTTCACGGATACCGCTCCCGCCGGTACCGCTCCCCTGACGGCCGCTCCCTGGACGAG GCTAGTGAATCCTCTCGGCTGCAAGGTGACCGCCTCAACACATCATGTGATTCATCTGTCATTCTTCGACCTGGGGATCGTCAGCCACTCTATGCCAACGCTCCTCCAAAACCCAAGAGGCTCAACTCCTCTCGGGATTACAGCACTTCTCCTGAACGCTCCCCTGAAAGAGACGAGCGGGACCCACGTACATACACTGATCacggtggtggaggcagtgggGGAGGCTGCGGCAGTGGTCTAGAAACCCGTGGTGTTCATTACCACCCACCCTCAGCAGAGCGAAGGACTCCTGATGCATATGGAGTAACAGCTGGTGGAGGTCGTGGGGACTATGAAGATGTGTATGGAGACAGTAATGGCTCAAACTCTACCCCTCACAGTCCAATACGGAGAGGAGATCAACGAGACTCTTATGCCTCTTCAAGGAGTGGAGGAACAAGATTATCAGAAGAGCTGCAATTGTCAGAGCCATTGAGATCTAAATTCTGCAGACAAGAAGACACATTACCCAGGGATTCGCACCaccgtcactgcccatcaggaCCACCCCGGCCACACAGTGCTGATTTTCTTGAATACGACCGAAGGCACGGAAAAAGTGAGATGTGGTCATATCGAAGAGGAAGTGGGGGTGACCTAATAGGGCCTAATGACACAAGACCAAAGTCATCTGTTGGTCAGAATGAATCTGATCATTGGTCTGAGGAAAACTATGCCCAAAAAATGCGTCAGTCATCTCTGTATCACTCACACATGCACAGTAGATCAGCACTGCGCTATTCTCCTGCTGGGCCCCCTGAGAATCCCATCattgaccaccaccacttgcaCAGCAACCATAGCAGTGGGTCACAGCGGGTCCCTCCAGCTGGGGCCGCCACACCTGATCTCTATACACCACACAAACAGACCATAGCACCCACAACAATGAATGCAACAAACAGCTTGAGGCGAGGCATTGGTCAAGAGACACCCGAAATGTCAAAACCAGACATAGGCATGGATCCAAGGGCTGACCTGAAGCCCTACCCCAGACATGCCCCACGACAGACCCCACCTCAGCAAGACCTAAAGCCAGAGCTGAGGCATAATCACAGGCCTGATCCATCGCTTGATCTTCGCCGAACATACAACTATGAAGATGCTGCTCAGAAGCATGACGTCTCCCCCAACACCACACTGAACAGTGTTCCCACCCCACCAGGCAGCTACCCCAGCAGTGCCTCCCCCAATGGCAGTGTGAATAACAATTTCATGAGGTCTGCCTCAGCAAGGCTACCTCGCCAACGACTGCAGGATGATGTGATAAACACTTCTCTCCCAGATGATACCTCAGATGGAGACACAAGGAAGATACAACAG CGTGAGGAATCTATGAAGCGGCTACTGGAGTGGAAGCAGCGAATGCTCCAGTCTCCTCTGACCCGCAAGCCCAATGCTCGGCCTGAcggcaccaccacacctcagcCCAGAACCAACCATGAGGCTTACCGCCAGCAG GTGTTAAGTGAGCTTGCAAATCAAGAAGCAAGAACGAAAGTcttacagagtcattctcactCTCAGAGTTATGCAACCAGCCAAGAAACACACCCAGTGCCACACACAGGCACACTGGCAGGACAGTCCTTTGAGTACACAAGCAGCCTAGGCACCTCACAGGGACAGGCCCCATGTCAGAACAACTGGACACCTGGTATTCAGAATGCAAATACGGGACACATGCAGCATGGTGACTCAAACCCAGGTGGCATGTACTTCCCTCCTGGCATGCCTAGTGAGCGTCCAGCACCTCAGGGAGGCTCCTCCCAGACTGGCTCTGACAGTGGGAGCagcaagaggagggagggtcgCCGTGACGCCTCAAGAACCAGGCACATGAGTGGTGATGCTCGACGGTCAACTTCAGCATCCCGATACAACAGTTACTCCTCAGATGAAGACG ATCTGCTGGAGGAACGAGAAACTCGGAAGAGGACAAGACGGAACTCAAGGAGGAGCAGCGCAGATCTGAGTCGTGATTCCAGGAAGCTTGTGATGTCCGCTGACACCTGTAAAGGTTATGTGGATGATGACAGACTTCAAGGATCTCCAGGAAACTTTGCCAGTGATCATCCACAGACTGACCCATATGTGTCACAACAAACTTCTTTTATTAGCACTTCAAAGTCATCTCCTGATTATGTGAACATTAATATCGTGAGTGAATCCCAGGAAGGAAGAACTACCGGTATTGTCAGGAGTGCCACAGCGGGTGTAGAAAACAAATATGGTGAAAAGGCAGTAAGTCAGAGGGCTGAACCTGTGTTCATTGAAAACCATGAAGGATATGATGAGGTACAGAGGTTTGACCAGCTGCCTCAAGAAGCAGATCAACACCTCAGTGTTCCCAGAACTTGTGAACAAAGTTTTGTGTACAGTGATCAGATATATGCTGCAAGGGATCCCTATTATGTATCTGATGTGCAATTACCTGCTAAAGCTGATAAGTTTGAAGAAGATAAGAGTGATATTTCTTCAAGCATTGGACTTAAAAGAGAATATAACAGTTCCTATGGCACACAGAATTCTGTACAAAGGAAATATCAGATGAAAAATGATTCATTTGAAATGACAGACTACAGTGGAGATAGAATATCTGTTGACTGTAAGAACTATCACCATGATATTTCagtaagagaggaaagcttaGAGAATGCTGTTGGATTCTCTTCCTATGATTCTCACATGACTCACAAGCCAGATAATGTTGGTATGCATGCATCCCAGAAGGGCAGCTCACAGGATGACACCACATCCACTGGTAAGTACTCTGACAGTGGTTATGATACGCTGCGAGCAGAAATGTCCCTTcgcagagatgagagaaggaaccCCAGACCAGGTGCTCTGTGGACGCCGGATAGTCTGGATAGCAGCCCTGAGTGTTCCAGTGTGGTGCGGAGGCGTGGCTTTGACCATGCAGGGAGACGGCCAGAGACCTGGAGCCCTGAGAAATTTGACAGGTCATGGGGAACTATTGACTCAGACCTGAAATCAAAAGTAGATGAGTCAAAGGTTGTGAAGGAATACAGCTATGAATACATTACTCCTGAGAAAAGCAGTGATGCTTCTTTACCAGACAGTTTTGCAAATTCCAGCAAGAATTTCAAGAAATCATCACCTTCCCTGACATGCCTGGAGAGTCCCAGGATGGTGCAGGAAACACAGCAAGCACAGAGCCACATGAATTTAGTTCAGGATCGCATTAAGAAATTtacatcaaaagctttagagACCAAAGAAAATTATACAAATAATTATGTTGGAGAACCACAAATAAATATGAGTAAGTTTGGAGAGTCAAGTAAGAATAGTAAAATGGCATGCATAAATTCAGAGGTTCAGAATTTTAGAGAGCCTCTCAAGGAACCTTTAAAGCCTCTCTCACCTCAGATCAGGAGCTCCGAAGCATTTGTCTCTCCTTTGAAAGCTGAATTTGCAACATCTGAATCTACTGTAGTAACAGCACAAGAAGCTCAGGTCAAGAATGTGTCTGATtacaagagaagagatgaggtgCTGGGCTCCCCACTGCCTGAGGAATGTCCTCCTTCCAGTCTCAGGCTCAATTCAGTATCTGAACCTTCAAGCATAGAGTACCGTGAGCGAGAGCTGAGGAGTCCTCAAGACATCATGGACTCCAGGCTGAGTCGTACAAACATCAGGAAATTCTTGTTTGATGATGATGGTCACCCTGCAGAACCCAAGCTTGAACAGCAAGCAAACACCATAAAGCCTCCCCTGATGAAGAAGCCTACCCAGACTCGCTCAGTGAAAGCCCTTCTGAAGAACTTTGAGGAGAAGTCACTAGAACATATGGAAAGGGTGAATCTGAATCAGGATTGTTCAAGGAAAAAATTCCATAGTGATTCTGAGATGTTGTCAAATGAGAGCTCCAGTGATGAGTGTCAGAGTGAGGACTTGTTCACTGCTGCCCCAGAGAAGACAACTTTGTCTCCCACATCCTCAGTCTTGGCAGAGCTCCGAAAGTCTGCTGATGATAAGAAGGATGATGCAGCACCACTTTTGCCACCACCCAGGCCCCCAAAGAAGCCAACACTAGGTGGGGAAATGGATGCTGTGGTAACTCCTGGTTATCTGAGGTTGAGTCTTACAGAATCCATTCAGGAATCTCTTAAGGTGCAAGAAGACAGTGAGAGTGGTGCTGATGAGCCCAGCTGGATGGACACAACCCTCAACAGTGAGCAGGGCAAGCAGAGCAGCCCACCACTCAGTAATGGTGAGTCAGCAATTCCTGATTTAGATAAGCCTCCAGAAGAAGaggccccaccaccaccacctttgtaTCCTCCCACTGAGGCCCAGAATCCAGTAATGAGACCTGATCCATACAATGAGGAGAACTATTTGCCCATGAGTCCACCTAAGAAACTTAGCCATGGGTCTAGTATCCTTGCTCCCGCCAGCTCTTGTAGTAGCCTAAGTAGCAAGCACCTGCCCACACCAGAACCAGTTTATCCTGATATCTTTGCCAAGACTGAATATGAAGAGCACACTTACatagagatgagtggagatgccTCATCCAGTGGAGCCTCTGTTTTGGCCCCAGGTGGTCCTCCCAGGTTTGATTTTGGCAGGACAAATAGTGagcttttatttcctcctgaaAGTCCCAGATATTATGAAATTGGTGACAAGGATGAGTGCCAGCACTATGAATATATTTACAAGGGACAACCCCACTACGAAGCAATATATATGGAAGttccaaacactgaaaaggagaACACCGGAGAAAGTGAAAAGCCTCAGATTCCAAATAAGCCAGATGAACTGAAGGCTCAGCTCAGTGCAGACAGAAACTATGCCTCAGAATCTGCCCTAAACTCTTCTATTAGTAAGCTAGATTTAAAATCTCAGTCTAATGCATCttctgatgctgatgatgaggCTTCCAAGGACCTGGAGAGTCTTGACCCTCCCCGCAACCCTCGCTTCAGCCTGTCAGACACCTTCCGACCAGCTTCTTATTACCTGAGTGGTGCAGAACCATCTAGTGATCCTGATGCACAAGACTCCTCAGACTCTGACCTTGTACCACCACCCCCAATACCCATGAGTCCACCACCACTGGATGACCTGGATACTGGAGGTCCCAAAGCCAAAAACTTTGACTTTGATAACCTGGAGACACCAGATCCTCCGCCGCATCTTCGAAATGCACTAAGCTCTTCAAGGTCTTTAAGAGTCAGTCAGAGCAGTTTACGTGATGACCTCAGTTCCTCCAGATCTTCAattggaaaagataaaagaatttATGAAAAATCTGAGTCTTCACCAAGTCTTCACGCTGACAAGTTGAAACGAAGACCTGTCTTTGAGGAGACTCTGGAGAGTCTGCATGATGATGACAATTTTATTTTGAGATCTGAGGACCGATACCCAGCGTCAGCAGCCTACCCTGAGGACTGCTCAGCACCAGCAGCTGAGAAGTTCCAACGAGATAGACGGAAGCCTTTCCCGCAGTGTGCTGAGGACGTCCTGCTCCCTGGAGACAAACACGAACCTTCTGCTCGCCCCAAGTCAGCACTGGACCACAATCCATCTTTCCAGGGGAATTTAGATACATCTTACTCCTCAAATAATGCTGAAAATCCATATGTTAATGAGGCCTTCCAGCAGAGCCTGATGCAGCCTGCTAATCCCTATCAGAGTCCAGGGGATGGAAGGGAGTACTGTAATATCCCATCAAATGCAAAGATGTTTATGcagccagagagagaaagatcaaACTCCACTGGTTCACGACCAAAGTCTCCTGACCCCTATGCTGAACGCAATGAACTTTCTACTTACCAGAATGTTCCTGCACCAAGAACATCACTGTCAAAAAGAAATTCTCCTCAGACCACATCAGGTAGTGTTGAGCCAACAGGATCACCAATGATCGATGCTCTTCGTGGTGTTCACAGTCCAGTAGTACATCTGCAGCCAAATCATCAGAGAACATCATCAGAGGCTTCCTCTCGTAGTGTGGTGAGTCCAACAGCCAGTGTGCTGTCAGGCAGTGGCAGCCTGGCACCCATTCACCTGAGGGCCACCTCCAATGCCTCAGTGGGAAGTGAAACCAGTCCACGCTCTGCACCGTACTACTACTCTGACGTCATCCGTGATGATGCAGCAGCGGTTGCAGACGGCTTAGTTGGAACTCCACGCTCTCGGTCTTACCAGCTTAATAATCAGCGAGATCTGGAAGCCAATAAAAGACAAGACATCGGCAGGAAAGTTAACCAGATCAGCAGTTCTTCTGATTTTGAACAAAGACGAGAAAGATTAGCACATGAGTTAAGGACATCAATGGAGTTCCTTGAAGGTAAAACTGTGTCATCACCAGATGAACGCAATGTGTATGATTCTGACACTTTGCGTAAGATGAAGCGGCGTGCTTACACACCTGATCCTGAACTGGATTCCAAGAATGTGTTCCCTCATGGCCTCTCCATCAAGACTGACAGTCCTCCTTTGGGTCCTCCTATGGGTCATCGTCGAACCCGATCCCTGGAGGGACTCCTTGATGaccctcctcgtccttttgTTGGAGAATCTAACAGTGTTCAAAGTCCCCATGATGTCAACAAGATGTGTGGTGGAGGCCCATCTCAGGGATCCAACCGGGCTAACACCGCAGCCTTTCCCAGCAGTTACTCAGCTCACTTTGGCAtgagaggaggtgcaggagctCCTTTGAACTCAGCCTCCCCCTCACCACAGGCCCCAGTTACTTCAAATCGAGGGACGGTTTCTCAGATGACTAGTCAACGAGCCTCTGTGAGCAGCTTCCATAGCAGTGGAAGCCTGCCTCAGAGGACTACTTCTCCTTACGCTACGTCACCTCTgcctgtgtcccctgtacccCCTTACCAAGTGGGTAGCCGTGACAGTCTTGTCAGCAGGGAGAGCTCCACGAGTCGTATCTCCAGCTATGATCCCCGAGTTGGTAACGAGCCACGTAGTCCCTCCAACCATGAAACTCTGCACGAGGAGCAGGACTGGGAGGATGATACTCAGTGGCGTGAACAGCTTCGACGAGCTTCTTTGCGTCACACAAGATCACTAGAAACCCTGGATGAGGGACGGCCACGACGTGTTGGTGATGGCGCCAGTAGAGAAGGGCGCCCTCCTGCCAAGCTTAGTGTGCCAAGCAATGCCTGTCCAGTCCCTCAAGAAAGCAATCAACAGAGATTGCAGCAGCTCCATTGGGATGAGTACACAGTGGACTACAGGGAAGGACGCCTTGGCTCAAACCAGTACAGAAACAGCGGTCCTCTTCACTCTGAGACTTTGGAGAGAACCCGCCGTGGCCTCACCTGCCTTGAGGGTTACGAGTGGGATGAGGCagaggaaaagttcaagaagcCCGGCCAGGCAGGGCGTCCCCAGCAACCTCTGCCACAGACCCCTCCCAACTCTGTACCACATCAGCCTTTTTTAGTCGACGGCCTCCCACCTTCACCCGGGACGGAGGGCGAGGAACAGCGTCAGTGCCAGGTCAGCCCGGCGCCGCCCCCCGCCCACGcgcctccctccccgcctccgCAGCTCCAGCAGCATTTTTTAGCGGGCGGCGGTGAGGGCTCAGACGCATCCTCGGGGGTAGGAGGGAGGCCCCCTGATGAGTTTCAGGGGCGGGAAGAGCCTCCGGCCACATCGCCCGCTTCGCCCGTAGCGTCCCCAGCACCGCAAGACGCCACCTCCACACACCCAGTGCCTGATGTTATCCCTCCACACGGTGAGTACAAGCAACCTCACCTGCCTATGTTCAGCTAA